From the genome of Glycine max cultivar Williams 82 chromosome 2, Glycine_max_v4.0, whole genome shotgun sequence, one region includes:
- the LOC100797029 gene encoding uncharacterized protein isoform X1: protein MELSVVARDMEEVVLLVDDLRSLSGISRCRICHEEEFESSKTLEAPCACSGTVKFAHRDCIQTWCDEKGNTTCEICLQQYEPGYTAAPKKSQITDAAMTIRDSLQISRNEQEPLNTRIVGIVEGNNYSECTYAADRTAACCRSLALAFTLILLVRHLFALLTDGMEDYPFTILTVFLLRASGIIIPMYIIIKAIGAIHDNIKRHHHEDSDDDSSISDGDDEENETPNDEILRHSQS, encoded by the exons ATGGAGCTCTCCGTGGTTGCAAGAGACATGGAAGAAGTTGTATTGCTGGTTGATGATTTGAGATCACTTTCTGGGATTTCTCGCTGTAGAATATGTCATGAAGAAGAATTTGAGAGCTCCAAAACCTTGGAAGCTCCTTGTGCTTGTTCTGGGACAGTTAAG TTTGCTCACAGAGATTGCATTCAGACATGGTGCGATGAGAAAGGAAATACAACTTGTGAAATATGTCTCCAG CAATATGAACCTGGATATACAGCAGCCCCAAAGAAATCGCAAATAACTGATGCAGCAATGACCATTAG GGATAGCCTGCAAATTTCAAGGAATGAACAAGAACCGTTAAACACAAGAATAGTGGGTATCGTTGAAGGAAACAATTACTCTGAATGCACGTATGCTGCAGATAGGACCGCGGCTTGTTGTCGATCCCTGGCTTTAGCT TTTACACTCATCTTGCTTGTAAGACATCTTTTTGCACTCCTTACAGATGGAATGGAAGATTATCCATTTACAATTCTTACG gTCTTTTTACTAAGGGCCAGTGGAATTATTATACCCATGTACATAATTATTAAGGCGATCGGAGCTATTCATGACAATATTAAGCGTCACCATCATgag GATTCTGACGATGACTCATCGATATCTGATGGAGATGATGAAGAAAATGAGACACCAAATGATGAAATTTTAAGACATTCACAATCATAG
- the LOC100797029 gene encoding uncharacterized protein isoform X2 yields the protein MKKNLRAPKPWKLLVLVLGQLRDCIQTWCDEKGNTTCEICLQQYEPGYTAAPKKSQITDAAMTIRDSLQISRNEQEPLNTRIVGIVEGNNYSECTYAADRTAACCRSLALAFTLILLVRHLFALLTDGMEDYPFTILTVFLLRASGIIIPMYIIIKAIGAIHDNIKRHHHEDSDDDSSISDGDDEENETPNDEILRHSQS from the exons ATGAAGAAGAATTTGAGAGCTCCAAAACCTTGGAAGCTCCTTGTGCTTGTTCTGGGACAGTTAAG AGATTGCATTCAGACATGGTGCGATGAGAAAGGAAATACAACTTGTGAAATATGTCTCCAG CAATATGAACCTGGATATACAGCAGCCCCAAAGAAATCGCAAATAACTGATGCAGCAATGACCATTAG GGATAGCCTGCAAATTTCAAGGAATGAACAAGAACCGTTAAACACAAGAATAGTGGGTATCGTTGAAGGAAACAATTACTCTGAATGCACGTATGCTGCAGATAGGACCGCGGCTTGTTGTCGATCCCTGGCTTTAGCT TTTACACTCATCTTGCTTGTAAGACATCTTTTTGCACTCCTTACAGATGGAATGGAAGATTATCCATTTACAATTCTTACG gTCTTTTTACTAAGGGCCAGTGGAATTATTATACCCATGTACATAATTATTAAGGCGATCGGAGCTATTCATGACAATATTAAGCGTCACCATCATgag GATTCTGACGATGACTCATCGATATCTGATGGAGATGATGAAGAAAATGAGACACCAAATGATGAAATTTTAAGACATTCACAATCATAG
- the LOC100798099 gene encoding uncharacterized protein: MGNQVSEVRGKIVMWDGSVQEIEQPLTVAELMLEHPEQVVVELHSAVKQKRATPLPADNKLETNKVYLMLPIKRGKPVGLSGEDTRRILLILNSALHHSKFVPWLTRLCQNTTTIVEPQRKEITKQEQESCQLFFPEILEGRPEYLNRQVSGKGWKPTLDTIKENNIDRKLTHWLFLKTF, encoded by the coding sequence ATGGGAAACCAAGTCTCAGAAGTGAGGGGCAAAATAGTAATGTGGGATGGTTCGGTGCAGGAAATAGAGCAACCTTTGACAGTGGCAGAGTTGATGCTGGAGCACCCAGAGCAAGTTGTGGTTGAGTTGCATTCAGCAGTGAAGCAGAAAAGGGCAACACCATTGCCAGCAGATAACAAGTTAGAGACAAACAAGGTGTATCTGATGCTTCCCATTAAGCGAGGGAAGCCCGTTGGATTAAGCGGGGAAGACACTCGGCGCATTCTCTTGATCCTTAATTCTGCTCTGCACCACTCCAAGTTTGTTCCCTGGCTCACGCGTCTGTGCCAGAACACTACTACAATTGTCGAACCTCAGAGAAAGGAAATAACAAAACAAGAACAAGAGAGCTGCCAGTTGTTTTTCCCGGAAATCTTGGAAGGGAGGCCTGAATATTTGAATAGGCAGGTTTCAGGGAAAGGGTGGAAGCCTACTCTGGACACCATTAAGGAGAATAATATTGACAGAAAACTCACTCACTGGTTGTTCCTCAAGACCTTTTAG
- the LOC100789643 gene encoding universal stress protein PHOS32 has translation MEKKERKIMVAVDESQESMYALSCCITNLISQTNKLLLLYVRPPSAFYSLDAAGYHFSSDVVDAMEKYSMHLANSVMERAEAVCRDLNATNINVERVIGVGHAKNVICSAVKKLEADTLVMGTHGYGFIKRALLGSVSDHCAKHAKCPVVIVKQP, from the exons atggaaaagaaagagagaaagatcaTGGTGGCTGTGGATGAGAGCCAAGAGAGCATGTATGCACTCTCCTGCTGCATCACCAATCTCATCTCCCAAACCAACAAGCTTCTTTTGCTTTATGTCAGGCCACCTTCTGCTTTCTACTCCTTGGATGCCGCAG GGTATCACTTTTCCTCTGATGTTGTTGATGCCATGGAAAAGTACAGTATGCACTTGGCTAATTCCGTCATGGAAAGAGCTGAAGCTGTTTGCAGAGACTTGAACGCTACTAAT ATCAATGTGGAGAGAGTGATTGGTGTAGGACATGCCAAGAATGTAATATGTAGTGCTGTGAAGAAACTAGAGGCTGACACCTTGGTCATGGGAACTCATGGCTATGGATTCATTAAGAG GGCCCTCCTTGGAAGTGTCAGTGATCACTGTGCCAAACATGCAAAGTGTCCTGTTGTAATCGTGAAGCAGCCATAA